The sequence TGGGCCGTTAATTAATTAGGCGCTGATTGCAAGGAAAGCAATCAGCGCCTTTTTGTTTTCACACAATTTAACTCGCTAACTTGGAAACCGTCAATTCATGCCCAGTCTGCGGCAGTACAAAATTTACTCCCTATTTAGTTTGTAAAGATTATTTAGTCAGCAATCAAAACTTCAACATCGAGCAATGTGAAACGTGTGGTTTCCGATTGACCAACCCTCGACCCGATGAAAAAACGATTGGATCATATTATAAATCGGAGCAGTATGTATCACACAATGACGAGAGCAGTGGTGTGATTAATACGGCGTATCGGTTAGTTCGTAATTATACGCTTCGGTCAAAATTAAATCTTATCAATAAGCTTAATGGTGGGCCAGGACGAATTCTGGATGTAGGTTGTGGTACGGGTGCGTTCCTAGATACTAGTAAACAGGGAGGCTGGCAGGTGATGGGAATGGAACCAGATCCAGATGCCCGTGCTGTTGCTCAAAAAAAATTAGAAGCCGACATACAGCCTAATCTTAGGGCATTGGACGGAGCAACACCTTTTGACATAATTACCTTATGGCATGTGCTCGAGCATATTCCTGACCTCAATGAAACAGTACCTCAACTGAATAAATTATTGAGTCCGAAGGGGACATTACTGATCGCCGTTCCCAATTCAGATTCTTATGATGCGCACTATTTTAAAGAATATTGGGCAGCCTATGATGTCCCTCGCCATTTACAGCATTTCACTCCGTCTACCATCAAGCTCTTATTTAAAAAGCATGGTCTGACGTGTATAGAGCAGAAGCCAATGGTTTTTGATGCTTTCTATATTGCGATGCTGAGCACCCGGTACATGACCGGTAAAACAGATTATCTGAAAAGTATGAGGGTAGGACTTACCTCTAATCAACAAGCCAAACAAACTGGCAACTCATCCAGTTTAATCTATCTATTTAAGAAGGCCTGATAATTGCACTGATTCTAAGCAGTATGCCATTTTTTTCACTGACAGGTAAAGGTCAATTCTAAATTAAAAAAGTTAAAGTTTTATGTGAATAACCATGTGCATAACTCTGACTCACAAGTGGATAAATTGTTTATAAGGCATGAAAGTGATGTGGATGAATAACGTAGTAATCCACATCACTTTTTTTTGGGCCAGTTAATGTGGAGAAACAACTACATATCACGAATGAGCCCACACAATTTCCCCACTTAAAATTGTGTACAGAAATTATTCACAAATCCACATTCATATCGCACATAAAATGTGGATAAAATGTTATTTACCTAAAAATAAGATGGTTATAAGTGGATAACTTTAAAACAGTAAGTGGATATGTTGCGGTTCTTATCCACATTCTGTATCTTCATCAGTGGACAACTTATTTGTACACATTTCCACATAGCTAATGGTTATAATAACGTTTCTTTAAAAAGCTTTTATATAAAATGTTAATAAGGTCAAAAGTCATTATTGCGCTGATGTGGCTGTTGTCAGCCGGACTCGCCTGGGGGCAGGGGGGAGCGACGTTGGCCGAAGAATATTTTAAAGCGGGCGAATTTGAAAAAGCCGCGAACGAATACGCGAAGCTGTTGAAAACCGATGTGACCTGGGTTCGCCTGGCACGCTATGTGAACAGCCTGCAAAAAAGTAACAAGGCAGAGGAGGCCGTAAAATATTTGCGCAAGCAGGAACGCAGCGATGAACCCAACCGGGCATACTACCAATTGCTCATTGGGCAACTCGCCACCCAGCAGGGCGATACAGTTCTGGCGAGCAATCAATACACGGCCGCCTTACAATCCAGCAAATCGTCGACCAGTAAGCTTGAACGGATCGCCAGTGCCTTCAACGAAGCAGGAGAGCCCCGCTGGGCGGTCCGGGCGCTCGAAATGGCCCGAGAGGTCAGCAAAGAGCCTACGGCCTACAGCGAGGATCTAATGGGCCTTTACAGGGCGACGGGGCAAACTGAAAAATCGATCAATGAAATTATAACGACTGGCAAACAGCCCGATAAAAAAGAAACCGTATTGGCCGCATTACAAGGGTTTATCAACACAAAAGATGAGCCGCTTGTGGAAAAAGCGTTATACAGCAAAATACAACTGGAACCCAATGAACTTTCCTATAACGAATTATTGATCTGGTACTTTGTGCAGAAACAGAAATTCGGCAGGGCGTTGCTCCAGGAAAAAGCGACGGATAAACGCGTAAAATTGAACGGTAGCCGTGTTTATGACCTGGGAATGCTGGCAATGAACAACAAAGAATACAAAACAGCGGCCGAATCATTCGAATACATAACCACAACATATCCACAGGGCCAGCTCTATCCGTTCGCACGGCGGTTGGTTATTCAAGCCCGCGAAGAACAGGTAAAAAACACGTACCCTGTAGATAAGGTGGAAATCCGTAAGTTGATTGGTGATTATCAGAAAATGCTTCAGGAGATCGGGACAAATGTTAAAACACTTGAAGCGCTCCGGAGCACTGCCAATCTATACGGAAATTATCTCGACAGCAAAGACACCGCTCTAACGGTTCTGGATTTAGCCATTGAATTGGGGAAAACCGATAAGAATTTTGTGGATCGTTGTAAGCTCGACAAAGGGGATATCTACCTGCTGAAAGGTGAACCCTGGGAATCTACGCTGTTGTATTCTCAGGTTGAAAAATCTCAGAAAGAAGAATTGTTAGGTTATGAAGCCAAGCTTAAAAACGCAAAGCTTCACTATTATCGGGGAAATCTGGCTGTAGCTAAAGACATTTTGGATGTACTTAAACTGGCCACATCACGGGAAATAGCCAATGATGCTGAACAGTTAAGTTTATTAATTGTGGATAACACGGGCATGGATAGTACCGAAGCTGCAATGCGGGAATATGCCGGGATCGACTTATTACTCTTCCAGAATAAAACTGATGAAGCCATTGAAGCGCTCAAAGAAATGTGGAAGAAGTATGCCGAACAT comes from Spirosoma aureum and encodes:
- a CDS encoding class I SAM-dependent methyltransferase, whose translation is METVNSCPVCGSTKFTPYLVCKDYLVSNQNFNIEQCETCGFRLTNPRPDEKTIGSYYKSEQYVSHNDESSGVINTAYRLVRNYTLRSKLNLINKLNGGPGRILDVGCGTGAFLDTSKQGGWQVMGMEPDPDARAVAQKKLEADIQPNLRALDGATPFDIITLWHVLEHIPDLNETVPQLNKLLSPKGTLLIAVPNSDSYDAHYFKEYWAAYDVPRHLQHFTPSTIKLLFKKHGLTCIEQKPMVFDAFYIAMLSTRYMTGKTDYLKSMRVGLTSNQQAKQTGNSSSLIYLFKKA
- a CDS encoding tetratricopeptide repeat protein, whose product is MLIRSKVIIALMWLLSAGLAWGQGGATLAEEYFKAGEFEKAANEYAKLLKTDVTWVRLARYVNSLQKSNKAEEAVKYLRKQERSDEPNRAYYQLLIGQLATQQGDTVLASNQYTAALQSSKSSTSKLERIASAFNEAGEPRWAVRALEMAREVSKEPTAYSEDLMGLYRATGQTEKSINEIITTGKQPDKKETVLAALQGFINTKDEPLVEKALYSKIQLEPNELSYNELLIWYFVQKQKFGRALLQEKATDKRVKLNGSRVYDLGMLAMNNKEYKTAAESFEYITTTYPQGQLYPFARRLVIQAREEQVKNTYPVDKVEIRKLIGDYQKMLQEIGTNVKTLEALRSTANLYGNYLDSKDTALTVLDLAIELGKTDKNFVDRCKLDKGDIYLLKGEPWESTLLYSQVEKSQKEELLGYEAKLKNAKLHYYRGNLAVAKDILDVLKLATSREIANDAEQLSLLIVDNTGMDSTEAAMREYAGIDLLLFQNKTDEAIEALKEMWKKYAEHPLADEILWLRANTYMKQGKNTEALEDLKKITASYPTDILGDDALFTQAKIYEERLKDKTAAMEAYQKVLTQYPGSIYGAESRKRFRALRGDTVN